One segment of Acidianus sp. HS-5 DNA contains the following:
- a CDS encoding 50S ribosomal protein L14e yields MSAIEVGRICVKTRGKDAGKKCIIVDIIDSNFVLVTGPKKISGVKRKRSNILHLEPTDKKIDIQKGASDEEVEKKLQEAGLTDFMKEKVKIKIPVV; encoded by the coding sequence ATATGCGTAAAAACTAGAGGAAAAGACGCAGGTAAAAAATGCATAATAGTAGATATAATAGATAGTAACTTCGTATTAGTTACCGGACCAAAGAAAATATCTGGAGTAAAAAGGAAAAGATCTAACATTTTACACCTAGAACCTACGGATAAAAAAATAGATATTCAGAAAGGAGCATCAGACGAGGAAGTAGAAAAGAAACTACAAGAAGCCGGATTAACAGACTTCATGAAAGAAAAGGTAAAGATAAAAATACCAGTGGTTTAA
- a CDS encoding tRNA pseudouridine synthase A — protein sequence MIFYDFIYKIDTFCGYNNSWNIKKESQTSEKYGFFPDKRPLDELIKNSIINIDKPPGPTSHEVAFWIKKMFNLSKVGHGGTLEP from the coding sequence ATGATTTTTTATGATTTTATATATAAGATAGACACTTTTTGTGGATACAATAACTCGTGGAATATAAAGAAAGAATCTCAAACATCTGAAAAATACGGCTTCTTCCCAGACAAAAGACCTTTAGACGAACTAATAAAAAATTCCATAATAAACATTGACAAGCCTCCTGGACCTACAAGTCATGAAGTAGCATTCTGGATCAAAAAAATGTTCAATCTCAGTAAAGTAGGCCACGGTGGGACCCTGGAGCCCTAA